A DNA window from Zingiber officinale cultivar Zhangliang chromosome 3A, Zo_v1.1, whole genome shotgun sequence contains the following coding sequences:
- the LOC122053515 gene encoding protein SOSEKI 1-like, protein MEATSNFNGGGGGEVRSVNVVYFLSRHSGRIEHPHLLRIHRLRRDRVYLRDVKRWLSEFRGKDLPETFTWSYKRRYRGGYVWQDVMDGDLLTPCSDNEYVLKGSEIANHASDEKAAPPVAKAKISAEEAVGAETLQMVPRGEQLSPKAPAAEVDGDTSLEEEASKFQIGNGKPKIAKEEDKRSEAPAIVEHGDGNRDQVNKGRGHNNSGNKPETRATSRVLRNILRCKSSVKTKDEGLRAVRRREKEQHAGGRRQG, encoded by the exons ATGGAGGCAACATCCAACTTtaatggaggaggaggaggagaggtgagGAGCGTCAACGTGGTCTACTTCCTCAGCCGCCACAGCGGCCGGATCGAGCACCCGCACCTTCTCCGGATTCATCGTCTCCGGCGAGATCGCGTTTACCTTCGTG ATGTGAAGAGATGGCTGTCGGAATTCAGAGGGAAGGACTTGCCGGAGACCTTCACTTGGTCCTACAAGAG GCGGTACAGAGGGGGATACGTGTGGCAGGACGTGATGGACGGCGACCTGCTCACGCCCTGCTCCGACAACGAGTACGTCCTCAAGGGCTCCGAGATCGCGAATCACGCGAGCGATGAGAAGGCGGCGCCGCCGGTGGCGAAGGCGAAGATATCCGCAGAGGAGGCGGTCGGCGCTGAGACTCTGCAGATGGTGCCGCGGGGGGAGCAGCTGTCTCCTAAGGCACCGGCGGCGGAGGTGGACGGGGACACGTCGCTGGAGGAGGAGGCATCAAAATTTCAGATTGGAAACGGTAAGCCGAAGATTGCGAAGGAGGAGGATAAGAGATCGGAAGCACCAGCCATTGTCGAGCACGGCGACGGGAACAGAGATCAAGTGAACAAAGGACGCGGCCATAACAACTCCGGCAATAAGCCTGAGACGAGGGCAACGTCGCGAGTGCTGCGCAATATCCTGAGGTGCAAGTCTTCGGTGAAGACGAAGGACGAGGGACTACGGGCGGTTCGCCGGCGGGAGAAGGAGCAACACGCCGGCGGACGGCGACAGGGATGA
- the LOC122053470 gene encoding major pollen allergen Lol p 11-like: MANRSYAFLTFCFFLTFISFFENVVSSHDIVIEGRVYCDTCRAGFETTVTTYVEGAKVKLECKNFTTGEVTYTSEATTDTTGTYHVSVANDHQEETCAMQLVESSQSDCSEINDGRNSAPIVVTHNVGIASNVRYANSLGFLKDKPLSNCGEVLMQYALGTEE; this comes from the exons ATGGCAAATCGTTCCTATGCATTCCTTaccttttgcttcttcttgacCTTCATTAGCTTCTTTGAGAATGTTGTTTCTTCTCACGATATTGTCATAGAAGGGCGTGTGTATTGCGATACTTGTCGTGCCGGTTTCGAAACCACTGTGACCACATATGTTGAAG GAGCAAAAGTGAAGTTAGAATGTAAAAATTTTACCACCGGCGAAGTTACTTACACAAGCGAAGCAACTACCGATACAACCGGAACTTACCATGTATCGGTAGCTAATGATCATCAAGAAGAAACTTGTGCGATGCAACTCGTGGAGAGTTCTCAAAGTGATTGTTCAGAGATCAATGATGGAAGGAACAGTGCTCCTATCGTAGTGACTCATAATGTCGGAATTGCTTCTAATGTTCGATATGCCAATTCTTTGGGGTTCTTGAAGGACAAGCCACTTTCTAATTGCGGTGAAGTTCTTATGCAATATGCTCTAGGAACGGAGGAATGA
- the LOC122051056 gene encoding uncharacterized protein LOC122051056, with protein MSSSLLLLLLLLSLFFPSSLSVAVTAQSSASPSNSSTVYDILQEYNLPPGILPDTVKSFSVASDGYFVIDLYGECYVDFEYVVYYAPRVSGFLGYGSVSNLEGVQIRSYLIWYGVSYIKVDLPYSDFVYIQFGWVTRKLGIDQFQHIHSCRGNLSLFQRAKKAVRSAFENIFVPQL; from the exons ATgtcctcctccctccttctcctcctcctcctcctttctctcttcttcccttcctcccTCTCCGTGGCGGTGACTGCCCAATCGTCGGCCTCGCCGTCCAACAGCTCCACCGTCTACGACATCCTCCAGGAGTACAACCTCCCTCCCGGCATCCTCCCCGACACCGTCAAGTCTTTCTCCGTCGCTTCCGACGGCTACTTCGTCATCGATCTCTACGGCGAGTGCTACGTCGACTTCGAGTACGTCGTCTACTACGCCCCGCGCGTGTCTGGCTTCCTCGGCTACGGCTCCGTCTCCAACCTCGAGGGTGTCCAGATCCGGAGCTATCTCATCTGGTACGGCGTCAGCTACATCAAGGTCGACCTCCCCTACTCCGATTTCGTCTACATCCAGTTCGGCTGGGTCACTCGCAAGCTCGGCATCGACCAGTTCCAGCACATACACTCTTGCAGAGGGAATCTCTCTCTGTTTCAGCGCGCCAAGAAGGCTGTCCGTTCAGCGTTCGAG AATATTTTTGTTCCCCAACTTTGA